One genomic window of Bacteroidales bacterium includes the following:
- a CDS encoding glycoside hydrolase family 30 protein, whose amino-acid sequence MKVVNFNFLPHLGTRFIASVTVLFVFSSLIFSQQPATFNYNKVTVITTADKSDLRLSENGTLSFYEMNQPKETELVIFVDPGHSFQTITGIGGALTDASAETFAKLPQQAQQELLTAYYDPQKGIGYTLGRTNINSCDFSSDSYTYVADNDAELKTFDLAHDKKFKVPLIQDAIKAAGGKLTMFVSPWSPPAWMKTNNNMLKGGELKPEFMQSWANYYVKFIKSYEALGIPVWGLSVQNEPMATQTWESCIYTAEQERDFIKNFLGPTLQKNGLGDKKLIAWDHNRDLVYQRASTILDDKDAAKYVWGIGFHWYETWTGADMNFQNVKLVTDVYPAINVLFTEGCVEKFDLSKVHDWWLGERYGKSMLNDFNSGAVAWTDWNILLDEKGGPNHAGNFCFAPVHADLATGKLIYTNIYYYLGHFSKFVKPGAKRIACSSSRDLLPSVAFQNTDGSLAVIVLNTSDDSQKYNVWIAGKAAETVAMPHSISTLIIR is encoded by the coding sequence ATGAAGGTCGTCAATTTTAATTTCCTGCCGCACTTAGGGACGCGATTCATCGCGTCCGTAACCGTATTGTTTGTTTTTTCCTCTTTGATTTTCAGTCAGCAACCCGCAACCTTTAATTATAATAAGGTAACCGTTATAACTACAGCCGATAAATCGGATCTGCGTTTGTCTGAAAACGGAACCTTGTCATTCTATGAAATGAATCAGCCAAAAGAAACCGAACTGGTAATATTTGTGGATCCCGGTCATTCGTTCCAGACTATCACCGGCATTGGCGGTGCATTAACGGATGCCTCGGCTGAAACATTTGCAAAACTTCCTCAGCAAGCGCAACAGGAACTGCTCACCGCATATTATGACCCGCAGAAAGGCATCGGATACACGCTCGGGCGCACGAATATAAACAGCTGCGATTTCTCAAGCGATTCTTATACTTATGTCGCCGACAATGATGCGGAACTGAAGACATTTGACCTTGCCCACGATAAAAAATTTAAAGTTCCTCTCATACAGGATGCAATAAAAGCCGCCGGCGGGAAACTCACCATGTTTGTCAGTCCATGGAGTCCCCCCGCATGGATGAAGACAAACAACAACATGCTGAAAGGCGGTGAACTGAAGCCTGAATTCATGCAAAGCTGGGCCAATTACTATGTGAAATTTATTAAATCTTATGAGGCTCTCGGCATCCCTGTATGGGGATTAAGCGTTCAGAATGAACCCATGGCTACCCAGACATGGGAATCATGCATCTATACAGCCGAACAGGAACGCGATTTCATTAAAAACTTCCTTGGGCCCACCCTTCAGAAAAACGGTCTTGGCGATAAAAAACTGATAGCATGGGATCATAACCGTGACCTGGTTTATCAGCGGGCCAGCACAATCCTTGACGATAAGGATGCGGCAAAATATGTATGGGGTATCGGATTCCATTGGTATGAAACGTGGACCGGCGCCGACATGAATTTTCAGAACGTAAAGCTGGTTACCGATGTATATCCCGCTATAAACGTGTTGTTCACTGAAGGATGTGTTGAAAAGTTCGATCTTTCGAAGGTACACGATTGGTGGCTCGGTGAGCGTTACGGGAAGTCGATGCTGAATGATTTCAACTCAGGAGCTGTGGCGTGGACCGACTGGAATATCCTTTTGGATGAAAAGGGAGGACCGAATCACGCGGGTAATTTCTGTTTCGCACCTGTACACGCTGACCTGGCAACCGGTAAGCTGATTTACACGAACATTTACTATTACCTGGGTCATTTTTCAAAATTCGTAAAGCCGGGTGCAAAAAGAATTGCCTGTTCGTCAAGCCGTGATCTGCTGCCATCAGTTGCCTTTCAGAACACCGACGGAAGCCTGGCCGTAATTGTGTTGAATACTTCGGATGACAGTCAGAAATACAATGTATGGATTGCAGGAAAGGCTGCAGAAACCGTTGCCATGCCCCATTCCATTTCAACACTGATCATACGCTGA
- a CDS encoding glycosyl hydrolase — MKIRKYWLLAFVISLILVQCKNDSKLSSDLEAGFKNPPASAHPRVWWHWMNGNITKKGIKADLEWMHRVGIAGFQNFDAALSTPQIVDKRLVYMTPEWKDAFLYTTKLADSLGLEMAIAGSPGWSESGGPWVKPEQAMKKLVWTETPVAGGKAFSGKLPQPPSTTGTYQNIPLRGYEGADSSIPEFYKDAAVIAIKLPVTEVTMASLNPKVTSSGGKFTLAMLTDGDLKNSVYLPPAKVGEKAWVQFEFSQPQTMKALTIMGGGYAGMWGRGADPDNRALEASDDGKTFRKVTDIPISGIEEKTITFNPTTARYFRFVFPTVKIPPMDFYGFEMSDGGVKGTNIAELELYTVPKVNRSQEKSAYATAYDLYYALTPAAKENEVIAEADVTILTDKMKADGTLDWTPPEGNWAVLRFGYSLTGHMNGPASAEATGLEVDKLSAQHVTDYFNNYLDQYKDATDGLMGSRGLQYVITDSWEAGVQNWTDSMPSDFKKLRGYDLYTWLPVLAGHIVKSAEASERFLWDFRKTVGDLTTKNHYDLLTDILKQRGMGRYTESHEGGRAFIGDGMEVKRNAAIPMSATWTPGLEENAEVSTGYKADVRESASVAHIFGQNIVAAESMTAIGTAWAWSPATLKPTADMELSNGLNRFVIHTSVHQPVDDKIPGLGLGPFGQWFTRHETWAEQAKSWIDYLSRSCFMLQQGKFVADLAYYYGEDNNITALYANKLPAIPEGYNYNFVNSDVVLNKLQVKKGMIVTATGMEYKMLVLDSNAIYMTLPVLKKIGDMVNAGAVIAGPKPVASPSLSDDEKEFKILADELWAGGNGINSYGKGKVIGGSTIRQASDEMKIQADFAYTKPEPDTRLLFVHRKTGNIDIYWVNNRKNRVEDIEGIFRVMGKEAEIWHPETGATEPAGYSIANGVTKVPIHLQPNDAVFIVFRAKAKENSRELPKSTETTLAILNGPWQVAFQPNLGAPENAKFDSLTLWNKSTDSGIKYFSGTAIYSQTFTAPATEGGSQIWLDLGKVNNLAEVILNGNSLGVVWKVPFRVNITDAIKTGDNQLEVKVTNLWVNRLIGDQQPDAKIKFTYTTMPFYRADSPLMPSGMAGPVTLVSVK; from the coding sequence ATGAAAATCCGTAAATACTGGCTACTCGCATTTGTGATTTCACTGATCCTGGTGCAATGTAAAAACGATTCAAAACTCAGCTCCGACCTCGAGGCCGGTTTTAAGAACCCTCCTGCTTCAGCACATCCAAGGGTATGGTGGCACTGGATGAACGGAAATATTACAAAAAAAGGTATAAAAGCCGACCTGGAATGGATGCACAGGGTTGGTATTGCAGGTTTCCAGAATTTCGACGCTGCACTGTCCACACCCCAGATTGTTGATAAAAGATTAGTATACATGACCCCTGAGTGGAAGGATGCGTTTTTGTATACAACAAAACTGGCAGATTCACTTGGCCTTGAAATGGCAATTGCAGGTTCACCGGGCTGGAGCGAGAGCGGCGGGCCCTGGGTGAAACCGGAACAGGCTATGAAAAAGCTGGTTTGGACTGAAACACCTGTTGCCGGAGGTAAGGCTTTTTCAGGGAAACTCCCGCAGCCACCCTCAACAACGGGTACATATCAGAATATACCGCTCAGGGGCTATGAGGGAGCTGACAGCAGTATCCCGGAATTCTATAAAGATGCTGCAGTAATTGCAATTAAATTGCCTGTTACAGAAGTTACAATGGCAAGCCTGAACCCGAAAGTGACATCGAGTGGGGGTAAATTCACCCTGGCCATGTTAACGGACGGAGATCTGAAAAACAGTGTGTACCTGCCACCGGCAAAAGTCGGCGAAAAAGCATGGGTGCAGTTTGAATTTTCGCAGCCACAAACCATGAAGGCTCTTACCATTATGGGCGGAGGCTATGCCGGCATGTGGGGCAGGGGAGCCGACCCGGATAACAGGGCTCTTGAAGCAAGCGATGATGGTAAAACATTCAGGAAAGTAACCGATATTCCAATAAGTGGTATTGAAGAAAAAACAATCACTTTTAATCCAACGACGGCAAGGTATTTCAGATTCGTTTTTCCTACTGTCAAAATACCGCCAATGGATTTCTACGGGTTTGAAATGAGTGACGGCGGAGTGAAAGGCACTAACATCGCAGAATTGGAATTATATACAGTTCCGAAAGTTAACCGGTCGCAGGAAAAATCGGCGTATGCTACGGCTTATGACCTTTATTATGCCCTCACGCCGGCTGCAAAAGAGAATGAGGTGATTGCAGAAGCGGATGTGACCATCTTAACCGATAAAATGAAGGCGGATGGAACCCTTGATTGGACTCCTCCTGAAGGCAACTGGGCAGTTCTCAGATTTGGATATTCACTTACAGGGCACATGAATGGTCCTGCTTCGGCTGAAGCAACCGGACTTGAAGTAGACAAGCTCAGCGCACAGCATGTTACCGATTATTTCAATAATTATCTTGATCAGTATAAGGATGCAACCGACGGATTGATGGGGTCAAGGGGATTACAGTATGTAATAACCGACAGTTGGGAAGCCGGTGTACAGAACTGGACTGACAGTATGCCCTCTGATTTTAAAAAGCTGAGAGGTTATGATCTGTATACATGGCTTCCTGTTTTGGCCGGACATATAGTGAAAAGTGCCGAAGCAAGCGAACGGTTTTTATGGGATTTCAGGAAGACAGTCGGAGATCTGACGACAAAGAATCATTACGATTTACTTACTGATATATTGAAACAAAGGGGAATGGGCCGTTATACCGAATCACATGAGGGAGGAAGAGCGTTCATAGGAGACGGAATGGAAGTGAAACGGAATGCTGCCATACCGATGAGTGCTACATGGACCCCGGGCCTTGAGGAGAACGCCGAAGTATCCACCGGATACAAGGCGGATGTGAGGGAATCGGCTTCTGTAGCTCATATTTTCGGCCAGAATATAGTTGCCGCAGAATCTATGACTGCCATAGGAACTGCATGGGCCTGGTCGCCGGCAACACTGAAACCCACTGCAGATATGGAACTGTCAAATGGATTGAACCGTTTTGTAATCCATACTTCAGTGCATCAGCCTGTAGATGATAAAATACCGGGCCTTGGCCTCGGGCCTTTCGGCCAGTGGTTTACACGTCACGAAACCTGGGCTGAGCAGGCAAAATCATGGATTGATTACCTTTCACGCAGCTGCTTCATGCTTCAGCAGGGAAAATTTGTTGCCGATCTGGCTTATTATTATGGCGAAGACAATAATATTACTGCATTATATGCGAATAAACTTCCAGCAATTCCCGAAGGATATAATTACAATTTTGTGAACAGCGATGTGGTGCTAAATAAGCTTCAGGTGAAAAAGGGAATGATTGTAACCGCAACAGGAATGGAATATAAAATGCTTGTGCTTGATTCGAATGCCATTTACATGACATTGCCTGTACTTAAAAAGATAGGGGATATGGTTAACGCCGGTGCTGTTATTGCCGGTCCGAAACCGGTGGCAAGTCCCAGCTTGAGCGATGATGAAAAGGAATTTAAGATTCTTGCCGATGAACTTTGGGCTGGAGGTAATGGTATTAATTCCTATGGCAAAGGTAAGGTCATCGGTGGTTCAACCATTAGGCAGGCAAGCGATGAAATGAAAATACAGGCAGATTTTGCTTATACAAAGCCTGAACCGGATACCCGACTGCTATTTGTACACAGAAAAACCGGCAATATCGATATTTACTGGGTTAACAACCGGAAAAACAGGGTTGAAGACATTGAAGGCATTTTCAGGGTAATGGGAAAAGAAGCCGAAATATGGCACCCTGAAACAGGCGCCACAGAACCTGCCGGTTATTCTATAGCCAATGGAGTGACAAAAGTTCCCATTCATCTGCAGCCGAATGATGCTGTATTTATTGTTTTCCGTGCCAAAGCAAAAGAAAATTCACGGGAGCTTCCAAAGTCGACCGAAACCACACTGGCTATTCTTAATGGACCCTGGCAGGTTGCTTTTCAACCTAACCTCGGTGCGCCTGAAAATGCCAAATTCGACAGTCTGACCCTGTGGAATAAAAGCACTGACTCCGGAATAAAGTATTTTTCAGGCACTGCAATCTACTCCCAGACATTTACAGCTCCGGCTACCGAAGGCGGATCACAAATCTGGCTTGATCTCGGTAAAGTCAACAACCTTGCCGAGGTTATCTTAAATGGTAACTCGCTTGGTGTGGTCTGGAAAGTTCCTTTTCGGGTAAACATTACGGATGCAATTAAAACAGGTGATAACCAGCTGGAGGTAAAAGTCACCAATCTGTGGGTAAACAGGCTCATTGGTGATCAGCAACCGGATGCCAAAATAAAGTTTACCTACACCACGATGCCTTTTTACCGTGCCGATTCACCGCTTATGCCATCCGGAATGGCCGGCCCGGTAACCCTGGTATCAGTGAAATAG
- a CDS encoding alpha/beta hydrolase gives MRKKTFFAFILLAVGFTGLFAQQKFAVIMDKPVNGTVKITPELPADGKYPSGTVVTVKAIPDPGFVLDAVYYTIPGIWGQMYHESQTDGFKITIDQEKHLGASFIEKNAYPDINITHNVVYAKPGIKALKYDVYSPKGAKNLPVIIIIHGGGWMANDEDIMRGMAKELTKDGKFVVFSIDYRWVDKGDGDAQGNTTANLIEDVFGAIAHIMEHAAEYGGDASRIALTGDSAGGHLSAAAANMPNKIGSGGFGKTAGVFEFMPVYIPKNKTLDQLRSEMMKSIKAAAPSYGVFGGNLLNPHDPAATDKSWSEAIAPLSNIPNASERQVPQYLIRGTMDGLITDAEVKKYVDALVKAGQRVEYVQVGGAGHAFFDWKPDETTKATFKKYGVYYIAEMKAFFESVLY, from the coding sequence ATGAGAAAGAAAACTTTTTTTGCCTTTATACTTTTAGCCGTAGGCTTTACCGGATTATTTGCCCAGCAGAAATTTGCTGTTATTATGGATAAGCCGGTGAACGGCACAGTTAAAATTACGCCTGAACTTCCGGCTGATGGCAAATATCCTTCCGGTACTGTTGTTACAGTTAAGGCGATTCCCGATCCGGGATTTGTTCTTGATGCCGTATATTATACAATTCCGGGCATATGGGGCCAGATGTATCATGAATCGCAAACGGACGGGTTTAAAATAACGATTGACCAGGAAAAGCATCTCGGAGCTTCTTTCATTGAAAAAAATGCATACCCCGATATTAACATCACCCATAATGTGGTGTACGCCAAACCGGGGATCAAGGCGCTTAAATATGATGTCTATTCTCCGAAAGGCGCAAAGAACCTGCCTGTCATCATTATTATTCATGGAGGGGGCTGGATGGCCAATGATGAGGATATCATGAGGGGAATGGCAAAGGAACTGACAAAAGACGGAAAATTTGTTGTATTCAGTATCGATTACAGGTGGGTGGATAAAGGTGACGGAGATGCACAGGGCAATACTACCGCCAACCTGATAGAGGATGTTTTCGGCGCTATAGCCCATATAATGGAACATGCCGCTGAATATGGCGGAGATGCTTCGAGAATTGCGCTTACAGGCGACAGTGCAGGCGGGCATCTTTCAGCTGCTGCTGCCAATATGCCAAATAAAATCGGAAGCGGCGGGTTTGGAAAAACGGCCGGTGTATTCGAATTCATGCCTGTTTATATTCCGAAGAACAAAACATTGGATCAGCTGAGGTCTGAAATGATGAAATCAATCAAAGCTGCAGCACCGAGCTACGGTGTTTTTGGCGGCAACCTGCTGAATCCCCATGATCCGGCTGCTACCGATAAATCATGGTCAGAAGCCATTGCACCCCTAAGCAATATACCCAATGCTTCCGAAAGGCAGGTTCCGCAATACCTGATCCGCGGCACAATGGACGGACTCATTACCGACGCCGAAGTGAAGAAGTATGTGGATGCCCTTGTGAAAGCCGGGCAGCGTGTTGAATATGTCCAGGTTGGCGGTGCAGGCCATGCCTTCTTCGACTGGAAGCCCGATGAAACAACAAAGGCCACATTTAAGAAGTACGGGGTATACTACATTGCTGAAATGAAAGCATTTTTCGAGTCTGTTTTGTACTAG
- a CDS encoding Gfo/Idh/MocA family oxidoreductase → MDNEKSGKGDSGNPLSRRNFLRTTTAATAAFTIIPSFAMGKKLGHVAPSDTLNVALIGAGNQGSGDISSICKAEVEGPANPFGMASAPGTEKLVAVCDVDWGYSPVQSTFTKFPGAKKYKDWRLMFDEMGKSIDAVVVATADHNHANPTATAITLGKHVYTEKPLTHTIYESRLLTKLAKKYGVATQMGNQGSSGDGVRKACAWAWAGEIGEVRKVDVWSARPIWPQGLDTPTVEMKVPSTLDWKLWLGHMPYRAYNNAYHPWNFRGWWDFGTGAFGDMACHNMHPVFKVLQLGYPVKVQGQSTTLKKDACPHAQIVKMIFPARPNLPKMAMPEVEVTWYDGGFHAMIPDVLPEGKTWQGEGCAIYGTKDTLILGSHGMDPYLLSGRVPNSPEVLRVIPDNNHYLDWVAACKNPDLRDKTASHFGEAGPFNEIVLMGVLAVRLQKLGRILEWDGPNMQFTNVSANDKVSIWSEMFDMMKMMAAANAAAKNAGGAKNQPPAAMPGMPGFADPSEVNAREFVSGLIKHNYLNGFKLPDMPA, encoded by the coding sequence ATGGACAATGAAAAATCAGGTAAAGGTGATTCCGGAAATCCTCTGTCAAGGCGGAATTTTCTGAGAACCACAACAGCAGCTACGGCGGCGTTTACCATTATCCCAAGTTTTGCCATGGGTAAAAAACTGGGTCATGTGGCTCCCAGCGATACCTTGAATGTAGCCCTTATTGGTGCAGGTAACCAGGGATCAGGTGATATATCAAGTATCTGTAAAGCTGAAGTGGAAGGGCCTGCCAATCCGTTTGGAATGGCTTCGGCTCCGGGGACCGAAAAACTGGTGGCTGTTTGCGATGTCGACTGGGGATACAGTCCCGTTCAGTCGACTTTCACAAAGTTTCCGGGAGCCAAAAAGTATAAAGACTGGAGGTTGATGTTTGATGAGATGGGCAAGTCGATTGATGCCGTTGTGGTTGCAACTGCCGACCATAATCACGCCAATCCTACGGCAACAGCCATTACCCTCGGAAAACATGTGTATACCGAAAAACCTCTTACACACACCATATATGAATCAAGACTGCTGACAAAACTGGCTAAAAAGTACGGCGTAGCCACACAGATGGGTAACCAGGGTTCATCAGGAGATGGTGTTCGTAAGGCTTGCGCATGGGCATGGGCCGGTGAAATCGGTGAAGTACGTAAAGTGGATGTATGGTCAGCCCGTCCGATATGGCCGCAGGGACTTGATACTCCGACTGTTGAAATGAAGGTTCCAAGTACACTCGATTGGAAGTTGTGGTTAGGACATATGCCTTACAGGGCCTACAATAACGCATACCATCCATGGAACTTCCGTGGATGGTGGGATTTTGGTACAGGTGCTTTCGGAGATATGGCCTGCCATAACATGCATCCTGTCTTCAAGGTTCTGCAACTGGGCTATCCGGTAAAAGTCCAGGGACAATCAACAACCCTGAAGAAAGATGCCTGCCCTCATGCACAAATTGTAAAAATGATATTCCCGGCACGTCCGAATCTGCCTAAAATGGCAATGCCTGAAGTTGAAGTTACCTGGTATGACGGTGGTTTCCATGCCATGATCCCGGATGTGCTTCCTGAAGGAAAAACCTGGCAGGGTGAAGGTTGTGCCATCTACGGAACAAAGGATACCCTTATTCTCGGAAGCCATGGTATGGATCCATACCTGTTATCAGGCCGTGTTCCGAATTCACCCGAAGTACTCAGGGTAATTCCTGATAATAACCATTACCTCGATTGGGTGGCAGCCTGCAAGAATCCTGATTTACGCGACAAAACCGCATCACATTTCGGCGAGGCCGGTCCTTTCAACGAAATCGTGCTTATGGGTGTCCTGGCAGTCCGCCTGCAGAAACTGGGAAGAATCCTTGAATGGGACGGCCCGAATATGCAGTTTACCAATGTGAGTGCTAATGATAAAGTTTCCATCTGGTCAGAAATGTTCGACATGATGAAAATGATGGCTGCAGCCAATGCCGCTGCTAAGAATGCAGGTGGTGCTAAAAACCAGCCACCGGCTGCTATGCCTGGAATGCCCGGATTTGCCGATCCGAGTGAAGTGAATGCAAGAGAATTTGTATCCGGTTTAATAAAACACAATTATCTGAACGGGTTCAAATTACCCGATATGCCCGCTTAG
- a CDS encoding sugar phosphate isomerase/epimerase, with amino-acid sequence MKKILYAGVTAALGLFLTNAAFCGAPGDGKQLGIATYSVKGLETDIEGTFKALAEDGYKVMEISNYDANSGKVAGTYSPADYAALASKYGLKILSSHVRAKFDVKDVPGSLAAWGKAFDDHKIMGAEYVILPMNMWSGNFEGLKAECDLMNKIGEEANKRGIHFGYHNHHMEFATVAGTDQLYEDFLLQNTDPSKVIFQLDVYWITQGGQDPVAYLKKYPKRFQLLHIKDDYVVGASGKINYDAIFTQFYKNGMKNWFVEIEDKMTPEQREQSMAMMNAMKDIQAKGGSMEDFMKEMMKNRPAGSPPPGFGPQDPAVMAQKLKDSLEAIKESADYLKNSKFVK; translated from the coding sequence ATGAAGAAAATTTTATATGCCGGTGTGACAGCAGCTTTGGGACTGTTTCTCACAAATGCGGCTTTTTGCGGAGCACCCGGTGACGGTAAACAGCTGGGTATAGCTACCTATTCAGTAAAAGGACTTGAAACCGATATTGAAGGCACATTCAAAGCACTGGCTGAGGATGGTTATAAAGTAATGGAAATATCAAATTATGATGCCAATTCAGGAAAAGTGGCCGGTACCTATTCACCGGCTGATTATGCTGCACTGGCTTCAAAATACGGGTTGAAGATTTTATCAAGCCATGTCCGCGCAAAATTTGATGTGAAGGATGTTCCGGGTTCACTCGCAGCCTGGGGTAAGGCCTTTGACGATCATAAAATTATGGGCGCGGAATATGTAATACTCCCCATGAATATGTGGTCAGGCAATTTTGAAGGACTTAAGGCTGAGTGCGACCTGATGAATAAGATAGGGGAGGAAGCCAATAAAAGGGGTATTCATTTCGGATATCACAACCATCACATGGAATTCGCCACAGTTGCCGGAACTGATCAGCTTTATGAAGATTTTCTCCTCCAGAATACTGACCCTTCAAAAGTGATTTTCCAACTCGATGTATATTGGATCACACAAGGCGGACAGGATCCGGTTGCCTACCTGAAGAAATATCCGAAGAGGTTCCAGTTGCTCCATATTAAAGATGATTATGTGGTTGGAGCAAGCGGCAAAATCAATTATGATGCGATTTTCACACAGTTCTACAAAAATGGCATGAAAAACTGGTTTGTTGAAATCGAAGACAAGATGACGCCTGAACAAAGGGAACAGTCGATGGCCATGATGAATGCCATGAAGGACATCCAGGCAAAAGGCGGATCAATGGAAGATTTCATGAAGGAAATGATGAAGAACAGGCCTGCAGGCAGTCCCCCTCCGGGTTTCGGTCCCCAGGATCCCGCAGTAATGGCTCAAAAGTTGAAAGACTCCCTTGAAGCTATAAAAGAGAGCGCTGATTACCTGAAGAATTCGAAATTTGTGAAATAG
- a CDS encoding histidine kinase, translated as MENVRGLLFRYRIWWHVIFWIVWYFFYIITYSQGEPFEKTQFIYNLYLLPVRMAATYSLIYWILPKFLFTKKYLIFFIITIIHGIVFGLAVTYTLAYASKSPVVEMVPYIRPLVLNYQIPATAVAIYMFKRWYLIQQITLNLQNEKLESELKLLKSQIHPHFLFNTLNNLYALTLKKSDKAPDMVIQLSNLLEYSLYSGKEPEVELHEEIKQLCGYIDLEKLRYGKRLDIKTQIPESTDGLMIAPLLLLPFVENSFKHGASNDIESPFIHIKMDVKNEKLFFNVTNSYQPVVGKPENYKEGIGLNNVRRRLELLYPGKHKLEITKGENVFEVHLIMDLRHDILKNEK; from the coding sequence ATGGAAAACGTAAGGGGTTTGTTGTTCAGGTACCGCATCTGGTGGCACGTCATCTTCTGGATCGTATGGTATTTCTTTTATATTATTACATACAGCCAGGGTGAACCGTTTGAGAAAACGCAGTTTATTTATAATCTCTACCTGCTGCCCGTAAGAATGGCAGCCACTTATTCTTTAATTTACTGGATCCTTCCGAAATTCCTTTTTACCAAGAAATACCTGATTTTCTTCATCATCACCATTATACACGGAATCGTTTTCGGACTGGCTGTAACGTATACTCTTGCTTATGCATCCAAATCTCCGGTGGTGGAAATGGTTCCGTATATCCGTCCGCTTGTTTTAAATTACCAGATTCCTGCAACAGCAGTGGCTATTTACATGTTCAAACGCTGGTATCTGATCCAGCAAATTACGTTGAACCTTCAGAATGAAAAACTCGAGTCGGAACTTAAACTGTTGAAATCCCAGATCCATCCTCATTTTCTTTTCAACACGCTGAATAACCTTTATGCGCTAACTTTAAAAAAATCGGATAAGGCGCCCGATATGGTCATTCAGCTTTCGAATCTTCTCGAATACAGTCTTTACAGCGGAAAAGAACCGGAGGTTGAACTTCATGAAGAAATAAAGCAGCTTTGTGGTTATATCGATCTGGAAAAACTGCGATACGGCAAGAGGCTTGATATTAAGACTCAAATCCCCGAAAGCACCGATGGTCTCATGATCGCTCCGCTTTTGCTGCTTCCTTTTGTTGAGAACAGCTTTAAGCATGGCGCCAGCAATGATATTGAATCCCCGTTCATTCACATTAAAATGGATGTGAAAAACGAAAAACTTTTTTTCAATGTCACAAACTCATATCAGCCCGTTGTCGGGAAGCCTGAAAACTATAAAGAAGGTATAGGGCTGAATAATGTGAGGCGGAGGCTTGAATTGCTTTATCCGGGTAAGCATAAGCTTGAAATTACAAAAGGAGAAAATGTTTTTGAAGTACATTTGATCATGGATCTGCGGCACGATATTTTAAAAAATGAAAAATGA
- a CDS encoding LytTR family DNA-binding domain-containing protein has protein sequence MKYLCVIIDDEPLAIEVIKTHLEKLGLFEIAGEFSSAVEAFQILSSRKIDLMFLDIQMPGIKGTDFLKSLNNPPRVILTTAYREYAFEGYELNVVDYLLKPISYERFIKAVDKFLGLAERGTLAAQSPEEERFIYININKKVHKILIADILFVESVKDYLYIHTVSGKIIAKHTISSFEPLLPRNEFIRIHRSFIVSVKRIKSFNAHSIDIGTQELPIGPNYQAQVFDKLKYPQFRSKDI, from the coding sequence ATGAAGTATCTGTGTGTGATAATAGATGATGAGCCTTTAGCCATTGAAGTGATCAAGACTCACCTCGAAAAGCTGGGTCTTTTTGAAATTGCAGGTGAGTTCAGCAGTGCTGTTGAAGCCTTTCAGATTCTTTCTTCGCGAAAGATCGACCTGATGTTTCTGGACATCCAGATGCCCGGAATTAAAGGAACTGATTTTCTGAAGAGTCTGAACAATCCGCCCAGGGTGATACTTACAACAGCTTACAGGGAATATGCTTTTGAAGGATACGAGCTTAATGTGGTGGATTACCTGTTGAAGCCGATTTCTTACGAGCGGTTTATCAAGGCAGTGGATAAGTTTCTGGGCCTGGCTGAAAGAGGCACTCTGGCTGCACAGTCTCCTGAAGAAGAGCGGTTTATTTACATTAATATAAACAAGAAAGTTCATAAAATACTGATCGCGGATATCCTCTTCGTTGAGAGTGTTAAGGATTACCTTTATATACACACAGTTTCAGGCAAGATTATTGCCAAACATACCATCTCATCTTTTGAACCGTTACTGCCCCGGAATGAATTTATCCGGATTCATCGTTCGTTTATAGTTTCTGTAAAAAGAATAAAAAGCTTCAACGCGCACAGCATCGATATAGGAACACAGGAGCTGCCGATAGGTCCGAACTACCAGGCCCAGGTGTTCGATAAATTGAAATATCCGCAATTCAGGTCGAAAGATATTTAA